A portion of the Stigmatella aurantiaca DW4/3-1 genome contains these proteins:
- the cysW gene encoding sulfate ABC transporter permease subunit CysW gives MHPTSLLLLRQKEHARHSPALVRWALIGTALLFLGVFLVVPLVAVFHHAFQKGAGAYFAALQDPEAWSAIRLTVLAALISVPLNLVFGLASAWLIARFRFPGRDLLITLIDLPFSVSPVIAGLIFVLLFGRQGWLGPWLAGHGISIIFAVPGIVLATLFVTFPFVAREVLPVMQAQGSDEEEAALTLGAGGWKTFFSITLPKVKWGVLYGVILCNARAMGEFGAVSVVSGHVRGVTTTLPLHAEILYNEYDFVGAFAVASLLTLLGLVTLAVKKYIEWRAQVP, from the coding sequence ATGCATCCCACTTCCCTGCTCTTGCTCCGGCAGAAGGAGCATGCCCGCCACAGCCCGGCGCTCGTGCGCTGGGCGTTGATCGGCACGGCGCTGCTCTTCCTGGGCGTGTTCCTCGTCGTCCCGCTGGTCGCGGTCTTCCACCACGCCTTCCAGAAGGGCGCGGGCGCCTACTTCGCCGCCCTCCAGGATCCCGAGGCTTGGTCCGCCATCCGGCTGACGGTGCTGGCGGCGCTGATCTCCGTGCCCCTCAACCTCGTCTTCGGCCTGGCCTCCGCGTGGCTCATTGCCCGCTTCCGGTTCCCCGGCCGGGATCTGCTCATCACGCTGATCGATCTGCCTTTCAGCGTCTCTCCCGTCATCGCGGGCCTCATCTTCGTGCTGCTCTTCGGCAGACAGGGGTGGCTGGGGCCATGGCTGGCCGGTCACGGCATCTCCATCATCTTCGCGGTGCCCGGCATCGTGCTGGCCACGCTCTTCGTGACGTTCCCCTTCGTGGCGCGCGAGGTGCTGCCGGTGATGCAGGCCCAGGGCAGCGACGAGGAAGAGGCCGCGCTCACGCTGGGCGCGGGTGGCTGGAAGACCTTCTTCAGCATCACCCTGCCCAAGGTGAAGTGGGGGGTGCTCTACGGCGTCATCCTCTGCAATGCCCGGGCGATGGGCGAGTTCGGGGCCGTCTCGGTGGTCTCCGGACACGTGCGCGGGGTCACCACCACACTGCCGCTCCACGCGGAGATTCTGTACAACGAGTACGACTTCGTCGGTGCCTTCGCGGTCGCGTCGCTGCTGACCTTGCTTGGGCTGGTCACTCTGGCCGTCAAGAAGTACATCGAATGGAGGGCGCAGGTCCCATGA
- the cysT gene encoding sulfate ABC transporter permease subunit CysT — MARRARRILPGYGLTLGLTWFYLGLLVIIPLSSLFLKTFTMSWDQFWGTVASARALAAYRLTFGASLAAALINAVFGLLVAWVLVRYRFPGKALVDALVDLPFALPTAVAGLTLTALYSSNGWYGRYLEAAGIQVAFTSLGVAVALTFIGLPFVVRTVQPVLEDIDADVEEAAATLGATPWETFTRVIFPSILPALLSGFTLALARALGEYGSVVFISGNMPMRTEIAPLLIITQLEQYDYAGATAIAVVMLTASFALLLAVNLLQRWSRRRLEARPS, encoded by the coding sequence ATGGCCAGGCGCGCTCGACGCATCCTCCCCGGCTACGGGCTGACCCTGGGGCTGACCTGGTTCTACCTGGGGTTGCTCGTCATCATTCCCTTGTCGAGCCTCTTCCTCAAAACGTTCACCATGAGCTGGGACCAGTTCTGGGGCACCGTGGCGTCCGCCCGTGCCCTGGCCGCCTACCGGCTCACTTTCGGGGCCTCGCTGGCGGCGGCGCTGATCAACGCCGTCTTCGGCCTGCTCGTGGCCTGGGTGTTGGTGCGCTACCGCTTCCCGGGCAAGGCCCTGGTGGACGCGCTGGTGGACCTGCCCTTCGCCCTGCCCACGGCCGTCGCGGGGCTCACCCTGACCGCCCTCTACTCCAGCAACGGCTGGTATGGGCGCTACCTCGAGGCGGCGGGCATCCAGGTGGCCTTCACCTCCCTCGGGGTCGCCGTCGCGCTCACCTTCATTGGCCTGCCTTTCGTGGTGCGCACCGTGCAGCCCGTCCTGGAGGACATCGACGCGGACGTGGAAGAGGCCGCCGCCACACTCGGGGCCACGCCCTGGGAGACCTTCACCCGCGTCATCTTTCCGAGCATCCTGCCCGCCCTGCTCAGTGGCTTCACCCTGGCGCTCGCGCGGGCCCTGGGCGAGTACGGCTCGGTCGTCTTCATCTCTGGCAACATGCCCATGCGCACGGAGATCGCTCCGCTGCTCATCATCACCCAGTTGGAGCAATACGATTACGCGGGGGCCACGGCGATTGCCGTCGTGATGCTCACGGCTTCATTTGCCCTGTTGCTCGCCGTCAACCTGCTCCAGCGCTGGAGCCGCCGCAGGCTTGAGGCCCGGCCCAGCTAG
- a CDS encoding sulfate ABC transporter substrate-binding protein, producing the protein MPTVSTGVRSQRSRTHSLLLLAALLPLLHGCSKPSGEGSEAVTLLNVSYDPTREFYEEFNAAFVKQWEAKNGKKLSIKQSHGGSGKQARAVIDGLEADVVTLALAYDVDMLHDKAGLIPENWQTRLETNSSPYTSTIVFVVRKGNPKGVRDWEDLVQPGISVITPNPKTSGGARWNYLAAWGHALRQQGGDDAKAQEFITRLFRNVPVLDSGARGATTTFAERGLGDVLLAWENEALLLTEEVGKERFEIIVPSESILAEPPVTVVDKNVDKRGTRAVAEAYLKHLYSDEGQEIAAKHHYRPRSPAIAAKYASHFPPVKLFTIDEAFGGWRKAQQTHFDDGGIFDRIYAPKSQ; encoded by the coding sequence ATGCCCACCGTTTCCACGGGTGTCCGTTCCCAGCGCTCGCGTACCCACTCCCTGCTCTTGTTGGCGGCACTGTTGCCCCTGTTGCACGGCTGCTCGAAGCCCAGCGGCGAGGGCTCCGAGGCCGTCACCCTGCTCAACGTCTCGTACGATCCGACGCGCGAGTTCTACGAGGAGTTCAACGCCGCCTTCGTGAAGCAGTGGGAGGCCAAGAACGGGAAGAAGCTCTCCATCAAGCAGTCCCATGGCGGGTCCGGCAAACAGGCCCGCGCCGTCATCGATGGGCTGGAAGCGGACGTTGTCACGCTCGCGCTCGCGTACGACGTGGACATGCTCCACGACAAGGCGGGACTCATCCCCGAGAACTGGCAGACCCGGCTGGAGACCAACAGCTCGCCGTACACCTCCACCATCGTCTTCGTGGTCCGCAAGGGCAACCCCAAGGGGGTCCGCGACTGGGAGGACCTCGTCCAGCCAGGCATCTCGGTCATCACCCCCAACCCGAAGACCTCTGGCGGGGCGCGGTGGAATTACCTGGCGGCCTGGGGCCATGCGCTGCGCCAGCAGGGCGGTGACGACGCCAAGGCCCAGGAGTTCATCACCCGCCTCTTCCGCAATGTGCCCGTGCTGGACTCGGGTGCGCGCGGCGCCACCACCACCTTCGCCGAGCGCGGCCTCGGAGATGTGCTCCTCGCCTGGGAGAACGAGGCCCTGCTCCTCACCGAGGAGGTGGGCAAGGAGCGGTTCGAGATCATCGTCCCCTCCGAGAGCATTCTCGCGGAGCCTCCCGTCACCGTGGTGGACAAGAACGTGGACAAGCGCGGCACGCGGGCCGTGGCGGAGGCCTACCTCAAGCACCTCTACAGTGACGAGGGGCAGGAGATCGCCGCGAAGCACCACTACCGCCCCCGGTCCCCGGCCATCGCCGCCAAGTACGCCAGCCACTTCCCGCCGGTGAAGCTCTTCACCATTGATGAGGCCTTCGGCGGCTGGAGGAAGGCGCAGCAGACGCACTTCGACGACGGTGGCATCTTCGACCGCATCTACGCCCCGAAGTCTCAGTAA
- the cysI gene encoding assimilatory sulfite reductase (NADPH) hemoprotein subunit — MSKTPPKPLSEVEHIKAGSRLLRGTMAESLVDPVTGSIAPADTSLIKFHGSYQQDDRDIREERRLQKLEPDYSFMIRTRLPAGVCTPAQWLALDAISQKYANGTLRLTTRQAFQFHGVIKGDLKPVMANIHAALLDTLAACGDVNRNVMCNPNPVDSRVHETVFQWTTRLSEHLLPKTRAYYEVWLDGEKVAGGEEEPIYGPTYLPRKFKAAVVVPPLNDVDVFSQDLGFIAIVENGQLLGFNVAVGGGMGATHGDSATFPRLADVIGFVPPEQLLAVAENVVKVQRDYGDRTNRKHARLKYTIEDRGIAWFVAELESRLGFSLQPTRPFAFEHNGDRFGWLEGHDGRWHLTLRLESGRVADTGSAKLMTGLREIARIHTGDFRLTPNQNLIIAGVTPEARKDIDALAAAHGLEGYRLSSPLRLNALACVALPTCGLAMAEAERYLPRVVGLLEERLTAHGLQNEKILLRITGCPNGCARPYLAEIALVGKAPGRYNLHLGGDTRGQRLNRLYRENIDEAGVLEALEPLFASYARERQPNEGFGDFTVRAGHVGVPSTAPSPSR, encoded by the coding sequence ATGAGCAAAACCCCTCCCAAGCCCCTCTCCGAGGTGGAGCACATCAAGGCGGGCAGCCGCCTGCTGCGCGGGACCATGGCCGAGAGCCTGGTGGATCCCGTCACGGGCTCCATCGCGCCAGCGGACACGAGCCTCATCAAGTTCCACGGCAGCTACCAGCAGGACGACCGGGACATCCGCGAGGAGCGGCGGCTCCAGAAGCTGGAGCCTGACTACAGCTTCATGATCCGCACGCGCCTGCCCGCGGGCGTCTGCACGCCGGCGCAATGGCTGGCCCTGGACGCGATCTCTCAGAAGTACGCCAACGGCACGCTGCGGCTCACCACGCGCCAGGCCTTCCAGTTCCATGGCGTCATCAAGGGTGACCTCAAGCCGGTCATGGCCAACATCCACGCGGCGCTGCTCGACACGCTCGCGGCATGCGGAGACGTCAACCGCAACGTGATGTGCAACCCCAACCCGGTCGATTCGCGGGTCCACGAGACGGTGTTCCAGTGGACCACGCGGCTGTCCGAGCACCTGCTGCCCAAGACCCGGGCCTACTACGAGGTCTGGCTGGACGGGGAGAAGGTGGCGGGAGGGGAAGAGGAGCCCATCTATGGGCCCACCTACCTGCCGAGAAAGTTCAAGGCCGCCGTCGTGGTGCCCCCCCTCAACGACGTGGACGTCTTCTCACAGGATCTGGGCTTCATCGCCATCGTGGAGAACGGCCAGCTCCTCGGCTTCAACGTCGCCGTCGGTGGGGGCATGGGGGCCACGCACGGGGACTCGGCCACTTTCCCCCGCCTCGCCGACGTCATCGGCTTCGTCCCCCCCGAGCAGCTCCTGGCCGTTGCCGAGAACGTGGTGAAGGTCCAGCGGGATTATGGAGACCGGACCAACCGCAAGCACGCGCGCCTGAAGTACACCATCGAGGACCGGGGCATCGCCTGGTTCGTCGCCGAGCTGGAATCCCGGCTGGGCTTCTCGCTCCAACCCACCCGGCCCTTCGCGTTCGAGCACAACGGGGACCGCTTTGGGTGGCTGGAAGGCCATGACGGACGGTGGCACCTGACGCTGCGCCTCGAGAGCGGCCGCGTGGCGGACACCGGCAGCGCGAAGCTGATGACGGGCCTGCGGGAGATCGCCCGGATCCACACGGGCGATTTCCGGCTGACCCCCAACCAGAACCTCATCATCGCGGGGGTGACGCCGGAGGCCCGGAAGGACATCGACGCCCTGGCCGCCGCCCACGGCCTGGAGGGCTACCGCCTCTCGAGCCCCTTGCGCCTCAACGCGCTTGCCTGCGTGGCGCTGCCCACGTGCGGGCTCGCCATGGCCGAAGCCGAGCGATACCTGCCCCGCGTGGTGGGGCTGCTCGAGGAACGGCTGACGGCCCATGGCCTCCAGAACGAGAAGATCCTCCTGCGCATCACCGGGTGCCCGAACGGCTGTGCCCGGCCCTACCTGGCCGAGATCGCCCTGGTGGGCAAAGCCCCTGGCCGTTACAACCTCCACCTCGGTGGCGATACCCGAGGTCAACGCCTCAACCGCCTCTACCGTGAAAACATCGACGAGGCCGGCGTCCTCGAAGCACTGGAACCGCTGTTCGCCTCCTACGCACGAGAGCGCCAACCCAACGAAGGCTTCGGTGACTTCACCGTCCGCGCAGGCCACGTTGGTGTCCCTTCCACAGCCCCATCCCCCTCCAGGTAA